One Harpia harpyja isolate bHarHar1 chromosome 11, bHarHar1 primary haplotype, whole genome shotgun sequence genomic window, AAGGACAGCTCATGCACAACAGTGTCCATTAAAATATCAGTCCTTCCACCCAGTTATTATGAAAGATGGGCCAACATCTCACACCTCAGTTCATTTTGGCACATTAACTGAGATCCAGCAGTACAGTAGAGCATCCCCTGTGTCACAGTTCTTTCTTCTCCAGCAATCATGGTACAAAGGCATCTCTTCcctcagaacagggagctgagcTGTTTTATTGTCTCTAAAACCTGCTGAGCACCTTACCGTACACTGTCTCTGAGGACAGCTATAGCTGTATGTAGAGCCTCCAGTTTCACTGCAAGCCAAGCAGGGGGTGACCCTTTCCGGAGCAGCAGCTTCACAGCCTCCACTGCCCCCTCCATCGTGCCTACTGCTGACTTATACTGCTCCTCAGAGGGTGGGTGACATGCTCTTTTTGCCAGAGGCTGCAGATTTAAGTAAACATGAGACATCATTTATAATGCTCTACATAAATGATCAGTCTTCATCCAAATGCAAGAAAACCCCTGATGGAGAAGAGCTGCAAGAGACTCCCTTGCCTTGTGCGAGTTCTTGCTGGCTGGCAGGCAGTACAGAGCATTCAGGTATAGTATTAAGGGGCAGGAGTGCACACGACCTTTTTTTCTTAGAACATGGGAGGACAGCAAGACCATCTTGAACATCTTTAGATACTTCCCAGAACTGACAGAAATCGACAACAGAGCCCAGATAGGTAGTTTAAAGCAGTGCACATACCTCTCCTGTTGACTCCAGTTCTCCATCCATTTTCATAAACTGTGCACTGCAGGTCATCCTTTCTTGCTTCATGCGTTCTATTCGTGCTTCTGCTGTCTCTTCTACTTGCCTCGTCTAGGGAGAAAGCCACAGGAGAGGTAATTAAACCAAGGCAGCATTACCAACCTTCATAGGCTCAATTTATATGCCAGAACAAAGGGGAGGGCGGAGAGATCTTGATGTGCGGTTCAAAGTGAATCTAATTTCTCACACACTCTTCTGAGCAAGAGATTGAAGTTATCTACAACTTCGGTGTAGCATGACTGACTATCGGTTCTTTTGCTAATTATCTGCTTGTCAAAAACTGCTCGTCCAGATAGCCCTGCATTAGGTTACAGCATGATAAATGCCCCCCCTTTCCCCTTGTCTATGTTCTGCACGAATAGCCATCTGCTCTTAGAAAAATTTTTCTAACATACAAAAAGGACTAAGGCGTTTCATACATATCCATTTAGCTTTCAGAAACTGATCCAAGAGAAACGGGAAAGGAAATCACACAAACCAAATAATGAAATCCCTGTCTTTTAACAGATAACTTCTCTGCTTACAATAACTGCCATTTAACCATTTATTTTGTTCAAGgagggaaaagcaaagcatttataTCAAAGTTGGGAAGTACTCTAAGAGCAGCATGCATAGGAATGGCAGTTGTTAATTCTGCTGATTAAAGGAAGTAGAAAAGTTCAACCAGATCCCAGTTAacagaacaatttattttaaacttacttATTTAATTGCCATACAGATAATGCAGGTGTCAACATCGACCACGTACTGCTTATAATGGATGTGTACAACATCAACTAAGAAAGCAGTAAAACGGTTCGATAACATACATACCTTAGCCAGAAAACTAACAACTTTGTTCTTAGTTTCTTCAGAATTAAGGCACTGAGGAACAACATCTTCATGGCTTGTTTCCTGTCAAAATTGTTGAGTAATAATTGTTTAGTACATTCATATTAACAAAGGaataaacaaagtaaaaaatgtttctgtgacaGTCCCTTCCCTGTTGCAACCAATGCTTAATCTTCCTTCACTTCTAGCTCCTGACATAACTTACAACTGCATTAGCCCTCATTACTTTTGATGTGCAATAGCATCTGTAATACTGAGATCCAAATCagtcagtgaagagcagcaaacattTAAGACAGAAGAATTTCTGTACAATGAAAGTTAACAGTGCCAAACACATGCATCCAGAGTTCTGCTATGCTTACCTCTGCAAAATGTGTGAATGCCTCCAACGCGTGCTGATGAATCAGCCAGGTCTGGTCAGCTagcagcaaagcaaacaaacacgACAACTGGGGTACAACTTGCCTCTGAAAGAGGAACAAATATCTATCAGTTCCACAGAGTTAGTTGTGCATATCTTACCATCATGATTTATTATTAAAGAATCGCTCTAAGGTCAAGGGACAGGTTTGTGAAATGCAAGAGTGCTACTGCCctgtctggcaaaaaaaaaaagaaaaaaaccccacactgtaAAGGAGGTGACAtgttctgttctttcttcttggAGGTTCAAATATCAGTCCTTTCTAACTGGTGAGAAGCAACAAGCAAATGAATAAACCAAGCATCTTGCATGCACTCAGCATGtctcaatgaaaaataaaactgccatAGACCATTAATAATCCTCCAAGATGATTATGCCCTGGCACTCCTGTATATATTTAATGAACTTGATCCTTTaactttatatttaaataaatagcatATCTTTTCATCAAAAGACTGAAGACTATTTCACTAAGGCCACAATTATATTTACCTGTGCTTCTTGTGGTATAAACACCTTTCCCATAGAAGAGAGAAAATCCACCATTGCTAGACGAACATGATCTGGGGGATCCAATTGGAAAAGGGAAGACTGCAATGCAAATACctgcagaaaacaaaccccagcaaAGCTACATCAAACAGTTTGCAGGTGAAAACTGTTCTGTCTCACCTTTAAATCTGAGGACATTGATTTTAGAAAACTGgactgaaaacagaaggaagtaTGCTACACCTTGAATAAAACTGGCTAGGATAAAGCTGCAGTGtgcattttagaaagaaatgcaCATGCTCTATAGCATATCCATGTATCTCAATTACCTTACACAGTAATGGGATTCTCAAAAGCATTGTTAACCAAAGTGCCATATACTTGGTTTAAAGACCAGGAAAgtaataaaggaagaaataaaattaggaaCCTCCATGTGTTAAGAGAAGGCCAGACCATGAAATAACTCATTGGAGATTCAGTAAATCACAGAGAACTTGGTTTTCATGAAGTAAATTATTCATAagaaggttttcttttgtttttttacctgAGTAATCAGTTGAGCATCTAATGCTTGGATAAAAAATTCCAAAAGGTGAAGTAATAAACACAGTGTCTGCTGGAGACATGGCTCATCTGAGACCTTCAACAAATCACAAGATAGTAGTAACATTGCATTTTAGCTTATGGAATAACTACTTAAAGAATTTAAAGCTACAGTAGTGTTCCAAAATTCTTAGCCTAACTTCACACACATAAACCAACACAtcataagcagcagaagaaagtaTTAAAATAGTCATATCAATATTTCTAGGTAGTCATATTTTACAAGACCCTTTACTTTGATTTTTTGTTAAGAATATTTCTTATCCCTCATCTCCTCCTTCTACTCACTAAAATAAGCAGCTAAAGGTTATCTGAACTATTTCTTTGCACTTCCCAGTTGCCAAATGTcttcacagaatggctgaggttggaagagagCTCTGAAGGGGCACATTGTTGGCTCTTCTTCACCCCTACTCTCaaacttccttttttaatctGGAGTAAGAACCATGACAATCCTTTTCCTTTACTGCAACTGCAGACATGAACAGGTATACAGTCGCAAGGGAATCACCTTACCCCCTTGTTCTCAAATATGGGAGGAAGGTTACTGGCTCATTGGGTTTTCATGTGCTAAGCTATGTGCTAATTAAATCACCACGAGTTTTGTTCACATGCTAATGAACATTTAAAATAGGCCAAATTTGTAACTGGTATGAATCAGAATGAGGTATTTCAGACTTCTCCTTAAGCAAGTCTGAATCTGACACTGAGTAAAAGATGGAGTAACAAGGAGCCATATATGTAACATTCAGGAAAATTCAAACTCCACTTCACAGAGCACGTGCCTGCCAAATTACATAAACTAGCTGACAGCAGATGGGCAGCACAGTTAAACTGTGCTTTACAGAAATGGTCCAATCGAGGTAAAACAACTTAGTAACAAACACATGATGAAACAGCACTATCCTCTCAAAAACATGGTGCTTTCACTATTGCAGCCGCAAATTCCCTTACCTGCTGAGCCTGGAGAAAAGCCCAGAACTGACCAAGCACTCCCAAGACAGATGCCTGAAGTTCTGCCTCCAGAGCATCACCAGCAAAATTGCAGGCAACCAGCAGGACAGAAAGGGCAGTATTCTAGTAGGAAAAAATGTCTAAGTAAAACCAAAGAAACCTACAcgtaaaacaaaccaaaaccccaggcTCATATTAAACATCTAAAATGATACAAGATGGCAAGAAGCCCAGTGTGCTTTGTCAGCTGTACAGTACAGCTAATCCACCAGGCCACTGGCCAATAAAGCTTCCAAAGCAAGGAAACCATCCGTTACTTCTGTGAGTTTCACACGGTGCTGCAGTCATTAGCTGCATTGGCAGGTGAAAGCTGGCAGCAGATCCTTCATGTGGAAGCCTCTGTTTTCTCACACTCCTTCGCCAAAGAGACCAGTGAGCATCTTTCACATTTGATGCCGTGTAAAAACAGCCAGAACTTTAAAACTTAAAAGTAATTGTATGACATAGTATAAATGagaaattctaaagaaaaatacatctgctCACCCAGAGAACAAACAACCACCAGAATAACTTGTAAATCACAAGACCCCCACTGTCACCCTCGGAGTAGAGGGTCCTATGGTGCTGTGTactagaagaaaacattaaaataagagTTCTTGCTCATGCATATGCCAATTAGGCACGGAAAAAATCTGTGCAACGCACAGAATAGAATTGAGGTGACAGCAACAGAATCCTTATAGCTTGGAAATCCAGAGTTCACACATTTTTACGAAGAGAACGAAATCTCCTTTACCACAGGTTGGAGCTCTCCTAAAGCACGCCTGCTGTTCAGCCATCGCCTGCACTGTGCGAGCCCTGCCACACAGAGCTGACAGGCCACTCGTTTCCTAAGATCAGGATTCAGGGCCTTGAGGGATATGTGCTGCCATACAGCCAAGTTCTCCACCTCTTCTGGGTGAAACTTATGAGCAAATTCTacctgcaaagaaaaattaataagaacTAAATAGACCACAAGACAATCTGATAATCTCTCAGAAAGGTGAGAAACCAAAATGCACTACTAATTTGCTTTAGAaatattacatgaaaaaaattgcGTAAAACCTTTCGTTTAAATAAAATCACCTATTTATATAACCTTCTAGAACTGCCACCTCCCTTGTCACATATAGGACATCAGAATGATTAAGCAACTTATTCTTTCAGCTGCTTGAAGCAATGGCCCTAGCAAGTAGAAGAAAGAGCTTTAGCCTCTCCGAGGTATAGAGAGAGGCACTGACAGGGAAGGATACTTCTCTTTATATCTGGTGACATGAGAACACTCATGAATACCAGTTGCAGATGCAATGACAGGACATACAGTTTCAGCAAATCTGGGAGATGTGCCGTTTTCATACTTAATCAAAGGACAGACTTCATTGCCGTTCAGTAAGACCACTCTTGGAAAGGTGTATGTGACTTTCTTGTTTTAAAGAGCACATCTGCATAAATTAGGATCCACTACAACAAAGTAATAAGAAGTACAATATCAAGTACAGCAAGCGAGCATCCAACATCTTATCatttctgaagaactgaaagaTGATATTTTAACACAGGCCACTGATTCAGATCTCTTCTACTAAAGACAAAAGGTGCTGGTGCTATACTTGCCTGATGATCTGGAGCCATCAAGAACAGCATACGCCTCAGCAGAACACCCAAGGCAGAGACCTGGTAACAGTCACTGGGCCAAGACTTTATCTGAATTAGGATAATGCATCTaattaaattaaggaaaaaaatcaccactcAGCAAATGAATTCTGTACAGAATGTTCTGAGAATTGCTATGTGGGATCACAGCAGTaacactttaaataaaacaatgcaGGACATGTTGGAAATACTAGGCATATTGTTATATATTTTCACCGTACTGCTTTTGCTAATTAGTAACTCaatttgaagaattaaaataGTTCCAtttggatttggaaaaaaattaaattcttgtcTTTGGTCATTTAGAAAGTTTGCCAGTAGAACTAGGATTAAAACTGGTGCCAAATTGCAAACATCACTGGTTCTTACCAAGTGGGCGATCACAACAACATGGTGAGCGCACAGTTCAGCTGTTCCATAGCTGGAATGAGAGAGACAGAAGATTGTGAGTCTGTACTTCATACTCTTTTACAGACTAAATATTACAAATCTTGTCTGAGAGATGGCCATTTCCTTTAACATATTTAAACTTGATATGCACAGACACAACTTACTTGAGAGAACCATTCCAGAAAACAATTATTAAATAATAGAAAAGGTATGTTCCCCTTTCTTGCATGAACGTAAAACTGGCTAAGCCATTTCTGCTCCTAATTTTCAAAACATGCTCTGTATCTGAAAAGAATCCAATTCTGGcataattttgtctttaaaaaaatctcactcaAGGAATTATGTACAACAACAGAACTAACTGGATCTGTGAAAATCCTGCTTGACCTGTAATAAAAACATCTTACCGGGCAAGGAAGCACCACGAGTCCATTGCTAGCAGAGATGTGATCATACTAGAACTCAGCACGGCATCCAGCAGAGCATACTCCTAAGGAGAAAATGTATATGTAAATTCATGCAGAAACAGACTTCAGGCCTACTATTTTTACTCCACTAATTAACATAAAACCTAATAAGATTTTCAGCTTatccaatttaaaatgttttaagaactCATTTTCATACTCTATATTCAGCTACACCATCAAGCAAGCAGCTAAATGTTTAGTTTTGCATACTTTCAATGTACATGTACATTCATTTCAATGGGCTGAGGATCCTtcacttttcaaaacatttcatcaTGTGCATTCCTTCTTCGCAAGGcaacttttatgaaaaaaaattattatttttttaaaccaaggtATTGCCAATTTTCTTGCCAGCTTTATTGGCAGCTTAccaaaaacagaataaaacctcTTCCTCTTTTATGAACACAAATTTTACCTGAAAGAGGAATgtagcattcagaaaaaaaaaaaccacctaaattAGGGTTGTAATTTTTATGACAGCTCTTAACTTTATAAAGGTTTACATTTATCTAGAGGTTCTTTTGTCTATGTGCGGTAAAAagtgaaaagcttttaaaacattatatAACATTAATCAAAGCCCAGAATACTCCTCTGAAGTAGAAAAACTTGCTTATTACCATTTTATGGTATGTTCTTAGCTGGAATCGCAACAATGTAATCTACTCTAAATAATAAATGCCACTTTATTACTTCATAGTATAGACTAACAAAATCAGGTAAATTTAATACAAATTGAATGCTGCATAAAAGCAAGCACTGAACTTTTAGAATAACTTGACCTCCCCCCCTCCCAAAGAGGGCAAAAACCACGGAGGTTGTCAAGAACTTGTATGCagctttattttcccctttcccacaAGTGACATTTGCTGTATAACTGAACTCCAGTCATGTAACTCTATCACGGCTGCTTTCTACAGAACCACTTCATAGCTAAGCATCTCTTTAGAGCTGGATCATTAGAAAGAACTCATTCTTTTTTAAAGAGCACCTATGCATCACAACAGCTGAAGAGATGATAAGCAAAAAACAATCTTACCAGCTGAGGAAAGTGTGATGGGAGTGTGGAAGCAATGAAGGAGCACAGGTGGACACAGACATAGTGATAAAGGGTGATGGGAACTGCTGGCTGTCCTGTACTGATCACCTCTGGCaaataaacagggagagaaagcTCGCCAGCACATTGCTGGAAACTGAAGAAGAGAGCTGAAAACAAAGACAGGCTGCaagggtaaaagaaaaacaaagaaggggggaggaaaaaaaaaaaagaaaatgaaaaacagttgGGTTACAGATATGCAAATCCTGCAAGCAACATCTGTACTACAGAATCTTTGTCTTTGACCAGAAACAACAGCAATAACTTCAGTGCTTTTACACTAGATTTACGTTCCTGACTACCTTCCTCTCTTACAAATTCAGGTGATTATTAGAGGGTTCAGGcataaaaatgcaagattttaACTTACTGAAGTATCCACAAATTACATACATATCTCTCTTCTTATCCTGGAAGTACTCTAAATACCATTCCTTTCCTgaaaaaacaaacatctctgGCTCTGTATCCTTCACTCCTGAAGCACTGAACATCAGATCCTGTTTTTCTCAGCATAACGATGTAAATCCATAGAGTCTGACAAATTTTACAACTTGGTTGCAAGGGAAACCCCAGCTGCTGAGCTGTTTGCCTGTATAGACCGATCGCTGTGGGGAAGAACTACAACAAAAACCTTTTTAGTACCTTTTTCCTGTGTTCCAGAGAGTTTGCACTTCTTCAGGCTGAGAGGACAGCTTGTCCATTATGGTAATCAGGATGAGACActggggcagctgctgctcaggaggGAGACCTGtagaagtggttttttttacaCGTGATGCTGGCTGCCCTAGTAAATATCTCATATGTGTAAACTGGCTTTTAAGCAAGTGACAAACAATGAACAACTGGTGAAACATAAAAGTTCCCAGTCAAAACAATCAAAAATCACTTATAgacacagctgggaaaaaaggaacatttcaacATGAACATTGTGTttgatgtgaaaaataaatgcaatgacTATATCAGGTAAAATCTAAAATATTCCAGTTCTGAACTGTCACTGCAAGATGCTGCAAAGGAGTTACAATCTGGATGCCTCATGCTTCCAGTCTGCTTGAAAGCCCTGGATGCctcaaacactgaaaacaaagttttcttcTAAGTGTGTCAGGATAACCACAAGGCCAGAGTACGCATGTGGGAAAGAAGTCAGCCAGCTATCTCAGAATTATGACATGTTGGTCAGGGCAGAAATTGGGGACAGGGTCATGTTATAATAAAAAGCTGATCATTTTCCAGTTTGAAGGCATTCtacttttcacagaaaatacttaatttaggaaaaaatagctGTCTTCCCCCACcaacagaacagcagaaaaatgtcAGCCTACTTTGAAAGTTTGTAACAAATGTGGATTGAAATTATTGAAAACAGCAGAATTGATAGGATTTGTTAATCAGATTAATATTGAAATTATTGCGAGTACTTCAGAAAAGATGCATTCAACAGCAACATGAACTATCTGTTACAGAATTCATCTAAGTTAGCATGCAACTGGCTATATCATAGTACTTACAAACAAATTACAGACAAGCAGTACAGAACATTGCTTGTGGTCCAGAAAGTCAAAATATCAATCCTGATCCCTTAGAGATGCTTACATAGTACTATAGCAGTGGTAGCTGTATTTTAAACCCACCTAACTTTTCACTTAACACTTGCTCCATAAAAGGGCTAAAGGGAAGAAGCTGGTTGATGAGAGGGTCCAGAGTCACAAGAAAAACCCGAGATATTTCATCTCGATGAACTTCTGAGATCTCTGGAGCATAGAGACTGGGAGGAAATTTGCTGaggggagacaaaaaaaaagttaaatattctCAGTAGCATTTTCAGTAACATCACTTTTCAAAAGAACTACAAAAAGGTAAATTCATTATTTCCTTGTTATTGtgaaataaaagacagaaaaggtTCCCCATTTTAGAATATCTATTATAGCCTGAGAATTACAACTCTGCATTCAGCCTTTAAACTAAGCATCACAATCCAATAGTTTACTAAACATTGAAAGAAAACCTTACAAGTTCAAggaaaatgcatgtaaaatacaTAACATATATAAGAAGAAATATACTGAATCACAAAAAAAGTTAAGCAATGAAAAGCCAAGAGAACACCTGTATACACAATTTGACAGTACTAATTTAACACATGATACTAATAAAAGGGTACCACAatttctttgaagagaaaaaaaccctgggcaataaaagaaagaattgaTATAAGAATAAAGCAAAAGAGATCATGAAATGAAAACCACGTACTCTTGCAGCTTATAAAGTGACTGTTAAAATGCTACCTTCCTACACAAAAATCCTGCTCAGTTTTGCTGAGTGAATAAAAGTTTACAACCTTCCACTTGAGAAAGATCTACAAGGTAAGTGAAGTTAGAAGAGGAAACTTGTAAAAAAATATCCACCCGGTCTTGCAGTGAAACATGTAGTGAAGTCATGCACGAATCTCGCCACAGAACCTGGTTTCAATTCCAAAAGAATGGCTGAAATCAGCCCTCCATTATAAAGTCCACTTTCGCCTATTCTTTCCCCGCTATTgcagaaaatggaacaaaactttTGAAAGAAGTATGATAAGATGCTTGCAGGCTGTTATGCTTTACGagcataacattaaaaaaatgtttgcttctgGGACAACTAGAGAGTCCTTTTGTGAGATTTTACAAGATTATAAACACAACAGTAAAGCTATGAAAAATTCCAGGATACTCTGTTTCTGATCCTCTCTCCCTTTAGGACAAATGTTTCCATACTTTGTCTTACAGTAGAAACAATCTATCAAATGTTGCTGCTGTCACCTGCCTTTAGTcttggattttttctttcactagaatttaagacagaaaaaaaaagagcatatggctgtttatttatatatgaaacagaaatgaattATTAGGGAATGGTAATTCCGAATTACCTTGACTCTGCACAATTTGAATAACATCATGCTACCATTTATTTCAAAGTGGAAGGTACACTGCTGGGTTGCTCTGTTTTAACTCTGCCTAACTGCTTCATTGCAAGGTGACCAAAGGGCAAATCGTACCTTCAGGAATTTTGATATTAGGAACAAATGAACTTGCATAAATAGACCCAGTGTCCAAGACAATCAATCTGCATATTCTACACAAAACTTGTTAAGAAACATTGACGTAAGTAATTGCAAC contains:
- the FIRRM gene encoding uncharacterized protein C1orf112 homolog isoform X1, translated to MVQLLETLTGCVRYVCTLQECVPLESIRTLPSSVLYVIKNTFTHCKDSESVYCGHLHLISDLLQAMFKETYSLQKQLMELLDVISMGSASTEDNITDMVSVIHTVLEICSVISSMDHALHANTWKFIIKQSLKHHSLLQCHLKHSDILSGLCKDTLLSFHSCLQLAEQMKMSDIQEGTDLRLFQKTVKLCRFFANSLVHYTKEFLSFFSDSCSQLHQLFLQIYSKFPPSLYAPEISEVHRDEISRVFLVTLDPLINQLLPFSPFMEQVLSEKLGLPPEQQLPQCLILITIMDKLSSQPEEVQTLWNTGKSLSLFSALFFSFQQCAGELSLPVYLPEVISTGQPAVPITLYHYVCVHLCSFIASTLPSHFPQLEYALLDAVLSSSMITSLLAMDSWCFLARYGTAELCAHHVVVIAHLIKSWPSDCYQVSALGVLLRRMLFLMAPDHQAKFAHKFHPEEVENLAVWQHISLKALNPDLRKRVACQLCVAGLAQCRRWLNSRRALGELQPVNTALSVLLVACNFAGDALEAELQASVLGVLGQFWAFLQAQQVSDEPCLQQTLCLLLHLLEFFIQALDAQLITQVFALQSSLFQLDPPDHVRLAMVDFLSSMGKVFIPQEAQRQVVPQLSCLFALLLADQTWLIHQHALEAFTHFAEETSHEDVVPQCLNSEETKNKVVSFLAKTRQVEETAEARIERMKQERMTCSAQFMKMDGELESTGEPLAKRACHPPSEEQYKSAVGTMEGAVEAVKLLLRKGSPPAWLAVKLEALHTAIAVLRDSVR
- the FIRRM gene encoding uncharacterized protein C1orf112 homolog isoform X2, with product MSQTDPELLLQELGGWDWDLCRRELPAVLPRLLSMYQESEDWTEHIRVLRILTEMFLPHISLADLEQTFFSKVLPKTLQLFDNLMYELSSEAKGLTSQNMELCSTVRNILQTMVQLLETLTGCVRYVCTLQECVPLESIRTLPSSVLYVIKNTFTHCKDSESVYCGHLHLISDLLQAMFKETYSLQKQLMELLDVISMGSASTEDNITDMVSVIHTVLEICSVISSMDHALHANTWKFIIKQSLKHHSLLQCHLKHSDILSGLCKDTLLSFHSCLQLAEQMKMSDIQEGTDLRLFQKTVKLCRFFANSLVHYTKEFLSFFSDSCSQLHQLFLQIYSKFPPSLYAPEISEVHRDEISRVFLVTLDPLINQLLPFSPFMEQVLSEKLGLPPEQQLPQCLILITIMDKLSSQPEEVQTLWNTGKSLSLFSALFFSFQQCAGELSLPVYLPEVISTGQPAVPITLYHYVCVHLCSFIASTLPSHFPQLEYALLDAVLSSSMITSLLAMDSWCFLARYGTAELCAHHVVVIAHLIKSWPSDCYQVSALGVLLRRMLFLMAPDHQVEFAHKFHPEEVENLAVWQHISLKALNPDLRKRVACQLCVAGLAQCRRWLNSRRALGELQPVNTALSVLLVACNFAGDALEAELQASVLGVLGQFWAFLQAQQVSDEPCLQQTLCLLLHLLEFFIQALDAQLITQVFALQSSLFQLDPPDHVRLAMVDFLSSMGKVFIPQEAQRQVVPQLSCLFALLLADQTWLIHQHALEAFTHFAEETSHEDVVPQCLNSEETKNKVVSFLAKTRQVEETAEARIERMKQERMTCSAQFMKMDGELESTGEPLAKRACHPPSEEQYKSAVGTMEGAVEAVKLLLRKGSPPAWLAVKLEALHTAIAVLRDSVR